CCATTTGGTTGGGCCCCCAGTTTAGCTGCACTTCTTATTAAATTCATCATACCTGAGAGGTAATGTTTATGCCTATTAACATggtaaaacagaaaagaaaaaagacccaAGACAATCACACAATTTCTTAAAAACTGAAGAGCAAATTCCACAAGAGTGGAAAAGCAAAAAATGTAAAAGTACTTCACAGGGCTGAAGTAAGTCCATAGTAGGAAGCTAGTTGTGTGGGAATTCCATTTACTCTTTCAGCCCACATGAGCCCAGGGACTGCATTAAACGAGGCCCTAGAAGCCTGACTTTAGAGCCTAACTTCCTTCCAAGaaataactaaggcccagggagaaTCTAATGATTTCTTAATAAGTAAAGGTCTTGGCAATGCTTCACCTAGCCTGGAaattcagtgcaacagagttgagtcTTCAATGAAATgctctgtctttattgctgattttAGGTTTAGCCAAAATGTTTCTCTCTCAGTCTCATCTGACGGCCATTTGAGGTAGGTCTTGGTGTTCATGATCTTCCGCAGCTTGCAGAACCTTTGGGGAATTGCCTTCTTCTCGATGGGCTCCAGAAGAATTAGAATGGCAGAATCATTGTTCTCATCGAAGAGTCGGAAGTGGGAGAAGTCCAGCTCGTACTTGCACCACTCACTCTTAACGAAGTTTTCTGACAGCACAAACAGAGTTTTGTGACTCTTTTCAATGGAGTCAATGATGTTGTCAATGATCCATTTGCCAGGCACAAAGTCTCTTTTATGAAGACACAATCTAAAGGGCGGGTTAGAGTGTTCTAGTTCCTGCACCATTAGATTTTCCACCCAGTAGGAATCTTCTTCACTGTAGGAAACAAAAGCATCAAAGTAGATTTCCTTATTCTGGGTTTTTCTGGGCTTCCTTTTGGCCTGGAGCCAGGCCCAAGTCATTTTCATATACCAGATTCCATGAAAATGGTGGCAGAGAGCGACAGTGAGTATTATGATCAGAAAAAGAATGCAACATATTACGGACACTAACAGAGCTCTGTGGCATTCAAAAAGTGGAAGATGAGTATCCTGAACTCTTTGGCCCCTCACGTGGGATGGTGAATCACATATATAGTTTTCAGGCCAATCGGTCAGAACACTGGCTATTGCCTGCTGGTCCTGAAGGAAAGTCAGAAAAACACAAGAGCAAATGAAGTTGTTGCCACCAACTTCTAGAGCCTTCAGTTTCTGGAAAGACTCAAATTCTTTCCTGGAGAAAACATTCAGTGCGTTCTTGCTGATCCTCATGACCAATAAGTTTGGGTACAGCCTACCCTCCGGTAAGGTCTTCAGCTTGTTTTTGGAAAGGTACAGTTCTTTGAGCCGTGGGAGGTTCAATATAAAATCTTTgagattattattactgacatctAAAATTTCAAGCGTTCTAGGGATGCAGTCTGTCAATCTGGGAATTCGGGTGCCAGACATATTCAAATATTTAAGATTTTCTGGCCACTGGCAAGATTCGGGCATGGAATCAAACTTGTTCTGGCTAATGTCAAGATTGATCAGTTTTTTCAGAGTACTTAAACTTGCCCCCGTTTGATCCACATATCGCAAACTATTCTGACTTAAATTTAAGGTTTGTAGGGAGGGCCATGCACCGTCACAGGCAGAATTCTTCAGTAATTCATCAAATAATATATTTCCACTAAGATCCAAATATTCCAGTAATTCAAAACTTCGTGAAAAGGGACAAGGAACCAAGAAAACCTTTGAATTTTCAATTGTAAGTGTCTTGAGTCTTCCTACTAGGGAGTACACAGGTTTCATGTCTCGAAATAAGAAAAACTTTGGAATCTGTAACCTTCTAATTATGACTGTTTCTAAGGAACCTGTATAATTATCGTTCCATGTGCCTGAATCATCATACCAATCTCCAACTCCAAAAAGCACACCATCTTCTAGAGTTACCTCTAGCAACCGAACGGCAAGagatagcattttaaaaattgtAATCGCACTTTCATCTGTCATCTCGACATGTCTTAATTCAATTCTCTTTAGTTGAGGACTGGCTACTGGGATCGACATTGAAATATTTCTCGGTTTAGAAGATGTAAGATCGCTTAAAATCTTTAGCACTATATCAGATTTGGTTACATTTAACAGCAGGTGATTTATATTCTGAGTTGATTGCAAACTGTGGGGTTGATACTGCTGAAGGTTTGAACCATCAATCTCAAGTTCTTCCAGATCTGAAATTCCTTCAAAATCTTGTTTCCGAATCTCAGAGAAGTACTGACCATTGCCCACTTTTAAAGATCTCAGTTTTTTGAGGTGAGCAAAAaggggactttgtccaaggtcTGGATATGGATTTTCTAATAAGTTTAAGGATAGCAAGGAAGAAAGAGATTGGAACCAGGAGGGAGACAAACTAGACAGGCGATTCTTGGATAAATCCAAAAGTTCTAGAATTCCCAGGGAAAGAAAGGCGTCTTCATCTATTGTGCCAATCTGGTTGGCCTGGAGCATCAGAGCTTTCAGGTTCACACAATTCTGTAGATCTGTTTTCCCGACGTGTCTGATGCTGTTCTTGGACAGGTCGAGCTGTTGCACTGTAACGGTGAGGCCCGGTGGAATGGTGCTGAAAGCCAGGGAGGACCCATTGCAGAAACCCGTGGcatcacagagaagggaaatgtgtTCAGCTGTGACTTTATCGGTGAGATTCAGAAGAGCCCATAGGATGCCCGTACAGCAGATGAGGTGTCTCTGCATCCTGAGCTCCAACCTAAAAAGTGAAAAATGATCGGGAAGTTTACATCCTGCAAAATGGATCTATGCTTTTGTGAGGATGGTGGAGAAAATCTACAAAGAGCATTAAAGTGTACATTTGGAGAAATTAATAAAGTAGGATAGTgcttgttttttgtcttttttaaatggtattttttaagcgcttactatatgtcaagcactctaatacatgctgggatggatacaagctaatcaggttggacatggtcccacacagggctcacagcactaatccccatttttacagatgagataattgaggcacagagaagttaagtgacttgcccaaggtcacacagcagacaagtggcagagctaggattagaacccaggtccttctgactcccaggcttgtgctctatccactaggccacactgcttctctcgctgCTCGTTATATTTTAGTAGCATGAATAATGTTGAGCCCTCGTCTCCAAATGCTGTTGCAAAGAAATGGACTGTTTCTCCCCAAGGTGCCAGGGAGAGGAACCCAGTTTCTCAGCTGAATGGCTTTTTGAATGAAGCAGGCATGCAGAGCTACTTgatttggaaaatgaagatttcaGTTAGAACACTCTGCGTGGCAAGGCAACAGCAGGGCTAATTTTTGTTTTCCCAGAAGTAAAATTGTCATTCCATCCTGGCATCTTCAGCCAGGGATCTGGTAAAcccattctaatccccattctaaacCCCACTTCTTTCCCCTGAATTCTGCCAcctccaccaatcagtggtatttcttgagcacttattgggtgcagagtacagtactaagctcaCTGGAGTGCACAATCCAGTAGacatgatagacatgatccctgtccacaggagctaCAGCCTACGGTCTACTCTTGTTCCTCTTTaaacctcttcctctctgctccccttcccaccctcctccccgacTTCCAGTCATAGTTTTTTAAATAGCTTTCCCGCAGCTCCCAGCTCCCGCAGCACCTTTCACCCCAGTCCCGTACCCTTGATTCCGTCCCCTCCCATCTCGGCAGTGCCCCTGCGGCTTCCCCTCTAACTTGTTCTCCCACTGCtgctttaaattttttttgtaAAGTTTTCTTGGCTGATTCCTTTCCACTTGTAGCTCCCAGGATTGTCCCaggggaggaggccagggagaGATCACCACTACCCTCCCCAAGTCCAtcctgaccaatcaatcaatgatatttaccgaacgcttactatgctcagaccACTACattaagcagttggaagaatacaacagagttggtagacatgatctctgcccacaaggtacCTACAATCTAAAGGCGGAgatgtacattaaaataaatcacagataggggaagcgaCAGAGCACAAgagcacaagtgctggggggctgagggtgggttatcaaaatgcttaaggagtacagacgtCAGTGcataggcaacccagaagggagggcaaatccGGATGGAgttgggaaatgagggattacttAGGGAAGGCATatgaaaggagatgtgattttagtaggactttgaaggtgggaaagagtggtgatctgaaagatatgaagggagaggaaattccaggccagaggcaggaccttggCAGGGGGTCTGGGACAAGACAGATGAGCTCCTCTAGAATTGTAAagtagttgtgggcagagaaagtgactaccaactctgttgtcttgcattctcccaactgcttcacacagtgccgtgcacacagtaaacatccaATGAATGCCAATGAATGAccgatcgaggtatagtgagaagtttggcattgGAAGAGCAGAGTGCATccactgggttgtaatgggagatgagtgaggtgaggaaggaaggagagctgattgagtgccttaaaacggATGGTaaagagttgctgtttgatgcagggaaggatgggcaaccactggaagtttttgaggagtggaaggaTATGGATCGAACAGCATTTGGCAGCCAGAGTGAAGTACGcaccagggagggagagacaggaggtggagaggtCGGGCCCTGGGGGTATTGTGGTCCTGGGAGCTGCAAGCCGCAAAGGGGGTGACGATGACACTGGGAGGGAGAGGCGAAAGTAGGCTTACTTAATTGCTAGATGAGGAACCCAGAGAGGGATGACATTACATtagaaaaggagcatggcctagtagatagagcatgggcctgggagtcagaagggcatgggttctaatccccgctctgcgacttgtctgctgtttgtccttggcaagtcattttacttctctgtgcctcggatacctcatgtgtcaaatggggattgagattttgagttccacatgggacagggactatgtccaagccaatttgctgctatccaccccagtgctcaatatagtgcctggtacatagtaagcacttaacaaataccataattattatggcccTCTGCACTTTCCAATATACTTTCCAACACTCCCTTTTACAtcgcccttccacttggatttgcactctttgctCATCCCTCGCTCAGCTCTGCAGCAGTTTTGTACATTCcgtaatttattataataataataatgatggtctttgttaagtgcttactatatgcaaaatactattctaagagctggggtagatacaaggtaatcaggttgtgccacatggggcttgcagtcttaatcccaattttccagatgagggaaccgaggcagagaggttaagtgactcgaccaaagtcacacaggtgacaagtggcggagccgggattagaacccacgacctctgactcccaagtccttcgtcttcccactaagtcatgctgttcaGCCCATGGCACAggcaagtgactttgggcaagtcacttaacttctcggtgcctcagttacctcatctgtaaaatggggattaagattgtgagcctcacatgggacaacctgattatcctgtatctacctcagcgcttagaacagtgctcagcacatagtaagtgctcaacaaataccaacattattattattatgattaatccccattttacagacgatgtaactgaagcacaaagaagttgagtggcttgtccaaggtcacacagcagactagtggtagagctgggattagaacccccatcttctgactcccaagcccatgctctttccactaagccacactatttctcattaatttatattaatacctgtttccccttctacagtacaagctcactgtgggcagggaatgtgtctaccaactctgttatattgtactctcctaagtgcttagtacgatgctccgcatacggaaagcactcaataaatatttattgggtGTGCCATTGAGAAGGGGAAGTCattctgttttcttcttcctttacCATGTCCTTTTCATTGGGGAAGCATGATTCCTTTGCCTCACAGCACTAAAGTACAAACCAGATTCAAGCCACAGGAAGGGAGCAGAGTAGACTTCTCTACTTTTTACATGTTCTTCCAGTGACCTACAAAGAAGGTTTCTGGGATAGTGTGACTCTTCTGCTCCTGATTTTCTGGCTGGTGTGGTATAAAGTGTGAGTTTTTAACACtaggttttttaattttttcaaccTCACCCCTGCACTGCCTATGCCTGCTGCTTCCAAATAACACCCTTCCGATTGGGACATTGCATGATGATGAGAACAGTGATTGCCCAGAAAGAGTGGCATCATCTTAGCTCGGGTGTGGCTGGGAGGGAGTCTGTACCACAGCACCAGGTGAGATCCTGATGAAGGTTGACTCTCTTCATGGGTGATGGATGCACCTTGTTTCGGTGGAGTCTTTCCTCACTGCAAGATTATTGATAGTAGGACTGGTTTTGTATTCGACAGTTGCAGGGATCAAGGCCTTCCAATCTGCCCAGGGAGAAATGTCTGTCTCAGATACTGTGCTGCCCATGGCCTAGtacatagagcataggcctgggagtcagaaggacttgggttctaattcccattctagtctcattctgccacttgtctgctgtgtgaccttgggcaagtcacttaacttctctgtaactcagttaccttatctgtaaaatggggattaagactgtgagccccatgtgggacagggcctgtgtccatcctgattgctttgtatctacctcagagcacatactaagagcctaacaaataccataaagaaaagccACCGCCCTTGCCTGCGAATGCCCTATTCTAATGATCATACTCTTCTGGCTCTGTCACGTCTACTTGtatggaggagaataataatatgtgttaagtgcttgctatgagccgtgcactgtgctaagtgctgttactgttggggtagatacaaatcaatcaggtcagatgcagtccctgtcccacatgaggctcacagtctgagtatgagggagagtgggtattaaaatcccattttacaagatgagcaaactgagacccagagaagtcgagtgacttgccgaaggtcacacagcaggcacacgccagaacggagattagaacctagatccgctgactcccaggctcaagtttTTTCCACTTGGTGCAGTGATTTGTTGTGATTGTAGTTCTTCGATAGTTTTTCATTTCTGGTTCTGGACAAAAGTGAAAAAGAGCCTCTTTCACCTATGAGAGGCTCAGTGTTAGTTGAGCTATGCTCAACAGTGGCTTACAGAATGGATGAAGGTACAGTGGTGTCTATTGCCATTTAATTGTGAGATATTCTGTTCCATAACAACAGAGAACACCAATTCTCTCTACCAGCTGCCACGTGATGCGATACCACTGGCACAGCAAAGACTGGGCAAGAgcgtgtggatggctcagtgcaagccATTAGCACAACTGCAAAAAACAACTCCAGACAATAGCTTGCTGGTGGCCAGACATATCTTCTCCCACTCAAATATTGACATGGGAACAATACTCACTCTAAACAGCAAGGGGCCAGAAAAAATGTACCACTGTATTTTCACGGCTAAAGTACGCAAGTGTGAAAGAGATtctcggcctctctctctctctctccctttataaAATCTCACCATTGCAGTATCATCTTGAAACAGAAGGACAACTCTACTTTACACACTGTGCTCTGTCAGCACTTGGAAGCACATATACAAATAGAAGACAGATCtgtccttgaagagcttacaatctagtgtaggGTGCATTAGTGCATTAGCTCAGCTGAACAGTTTACACTCTACACCATTTCTCGTTAAAAACAGGCAGAATAAAAATCTCAGTTATACAAGtttcaaagcaaaaaaaaaaaaaccatggaaATTGTCATTTAGTCGAATTGAGGAAGTACAAAAGGGAACTCCAGAAAACATGAGTCAACAATAACTATTCTATGCTTGAAACTCAAGTTGTTCCTGTGGATGATGGGGAATTCCGCTTCTATTACCAGGTTTTGGAGCTCCCTGAACCTAACactcaaaacaaaaccaaacttggggaggcagcatgacctagtgaaaagagtaaggACCTGGCAGTTAGAAGATCCAGGTTCTAGGCCCCGTCCTGCAATTGGCCTGCtgagtaaccttaggcaagtcacttaaattctccgggTCtaaagtctcctcatctgtaaaatgataacttctctcccttctgcttatatTGTTAGCCCCAAGTAGGCCAGGAATTATGTTCAAATTGATCATTTTCAATCTACCTTAgggtttagcatagtgcctgtcATCTAGTAAAGCTCaataccaaaaataaataaataatacacaGTGTAATAAGATGCATTCTTTTCCAGATAGTTTTCCAGTCAGTGCATTCCAGGTTCTAGGCCTCGTCCTGCAATTGGCCTGCtgagtaaccttaggcaagtcacttaaattctccaggtctaaagtctcctcatctgtaaaatgataacttctctcccttctgcttatatTGTTAGCCCCAAGTAGGCCAGGAATTATGTTCAAATTGATCATTTTCAATCTACCTTAgggtttagcatagtgcctgtcATCTAGTAAAGCTCaataccaaaaataaataaataatacacaGTGTAATAAGATGCATTCTTTTCCAGATAGTTTTCCAGTCAGTGCATTCAAAACTGGGCTATATTTAGTTATCCTTAACCATATttgactctttctccctcttcttttttaaATTTCAGTTTTTATGAACCTTATGTTCTCCAATATCTGGTCCCATTCCCTAAGTTCCATGTTCTTGGACAGAGCCCAAAACCAAAACAGAATCCCTGTCAATGTCTTCTgccacaaccaccaccaccaaaaaaaaaaaaatctgaataacTGTTATTATCACTGCCTTCCACCCCAGATGTAAGAATACAGGAAATGTCTATagaggtccaatcaatcaattccacccccttcactccacagaaacctccttctcggaggtcaccaatgatctcacttcttgccaaattcaacagcctctacttcatcctaatcctcctcaacctctcagttgccttcaacattATTGATCACCCCCTACTTCTGTAAACATTggtcaaccttggcttcactgacactgtcctctcctggtactcctccaatctctctggccactcatcccCAGTGTCTctccgggcttctcctctgcctcccacctgctaactgtaggagtccctacaggctcagttctgggtccctttatattctccatctagacccactcccttggagaactcattcgctcctaggGTTTCAATTATCATTTCCATatggatgattcacaaatctacatctccaaatctgatctcccttcttctctgcattctcatatttcctcctgccttcaagttatCTCTGCTTGGAGGTCCtgttgacacttcaaacttaatatgtccaaaacagaactcatcatcttcccacccaaatccttttcttcctctgactttcccatcagtgcagatggcaccatcatcctccttgtctcacacaaccataaccttgacattatcctcaactcaactctttcattcaaccgacatattcaatctgtcaccaaatcctgtctgttcatccttcataatatcactaaaatccatcccttcctccccatccaaactgctaccactttagtccaagcatttatcctctagactgtaagcttttaaggacaggaaacgtgtcggctaattcttttgtgctctcccacgggcttagaacagtgctctgtacatagtaagtgattaataaataccactgactgattatcctatcccaccttgattactgcattagcctccttgctaacctccatgcctcctggctctcccaatCCAGTCGATacttctgcccggatcatttttctaccaaaatgttcaagccatgtttacccactcctcaagaacctccagtgattgtccatccatctctgcatcaaacagaaactccttagcttcagctttaaagcatttcccacacaaccctgcccacatatttcgctcataataatgttggcatttgttaagcacttactatgtgcagagcattgttctaagcgctgggggagatacagggtaatcaggttgtcccacatgaggctcacagtcttaatccccattttacagatgaggtaactgaggcacaaagaagttaagtgatttgcccatagtcacacagctgacaagtggcagacccgcggttcgaacccatgacctctgactcctaagcccgggctctttccactgagccacgccaacctactcactgtaccttgtcttGTCTAGCTCGATGCTGAtctcccacccacatcctgcctctggcctggaattcccgccCTCTTCATATCTTACTGACgattccatcttcaaagtcttattaaaataatatctcctccaagagatcttccccaattaagtcctcttcctcttctaccactccttcTGTGtcggccttgcacttggatttgcaccctctagtcacccctctctcagtcccacagcattatgtgcatgtctgtaatttatttacattaatctctgtatcccctttagattgtaaactggcagtgggcagggaacttatcaacCAGcttttgttacattgcactcccccaagcgcatagtaccaTACTCCGTccacagtaaatatgactgattgattgactgattaatggtaattatttagcacttactgtattcagagcactgtactaagtgcttggcttagtacaatataataaagttggtagactgccgagaacaagtttacaatctagagggggagacagacattaaaataaattacatatagagaCAATAGGAGAGACCAAGGATATGTGCAatagtgctgtgggaatggggtgaatatcaggtgcttaaggaCAAAATTCAGAAAGTCTCATGAATATAGGGCATTCTCCAAGTAGCCCACAGGAGCTATTACATCAATGATCCAGAGGTTGTTACAGTATCAAAAGTAACTCCACAGCTGGACCACTGACctgtccacatcctccccatTTCAACGCCCTCCACCTGGTGATGCCAATATGGCACCAGAGCAAGGGAGGATCAGGAATAGTTCATCTGTCACTCAGACAGCTGAAGTAGAAGGTGGAGAAAAAGTCCACTGCTAACCCTTTGGAGAGCAACAGTATGTAAAGTTTGGGTAAAGGCAGGGGGTAGTGATaggcaaaggatggggaagggaaagctgAAGTTGGGAAAGGATCCTCCTGAGTGGAGAAGCCAGCATCTTACacctgaagaggaggaagaagaaggaacacagagggaaggggggttaAAGGAATGTGGCACTAAGGATTTGGGATAGATGAGTGGAAAACGTGAAACAAGGGGTGAAGGGAgcactctgtctctctgtttcacaGCATCGGCATGGGTCTATCTGGCTCCATTCTCTGTGTCTTCCCATCACTGCCTACCTAtacctctgtctctttcctcatgccagattctctctttttctgccccttcctcttgtcATCTTCTCCTCGCTGCTCCTCTCTCGACCCCCTCTCCACACCCTTGCTCACACTTGAGACAGTTGGGGACcatagaaaggaagaaaaaagaatcaaatggaaaggagagaaaatgaggcaaaaaggaaaggacagaattaaaaatgaggaaacaaaactggaaaaaatgagatcgaggaaaaagaggaagattcAGTGAAAGAAAACATTCGGAAGGACAGCACAAGAAAACAAatgatgaccaaactgatgggcagggaaaggaggaagcaatgaaaatagatgaagagagggagcatCAGAGTCACAAGAAACTGGAGAGAAGGGCAAGATTTGGGCGTGACGGCGCAGGGCTGGCCCGGGAACGAGAGTGGAAGGATGGGAGACGGCGCAGGGTGGAGGAGACCCGAAATGGGTGGGTGGGTTGGTGCATGGGTGGAGGGGACCGAGGATGGGTATCTGGGTGGATGGAGGAGCCTGGGGATGAAATCGGATGCAGCcgctgagagagagaaaaagagagagaaagaaagagagataaaaagagagggagagagagggagggagagagagaggatgggtgggtgggtggttgggTAGGGGCATGGGTGGAGGGGACCCAGGATGGGTGCCTGGGTGGATGGAGGATCCCGGGGATGAGATCAGATGCAGctgctgagagaaagagagataaaaagagtgagcgagaaagtgagagagaggtagaaaaaagagcgaaagagagagaaaaaaaagagaagtaaagaaagagagaatgggtgGGTGGTTGGTTGGGTAGGTGCATGGGTGGAGGGGACCGAGGATGGGTGCCAGGGTGGATGGAGGAGCGCGGGGATGAGATCAGATGCAGccgttgagagagagagaaagaagaaagagagaaggagacataaaaagaaagagagggagcgaaagagaaaaaaagcgagagaaagagatagagcgagaaagagagagcgaaagagagcgagagagatagaaagagagcgagagaaaaaGCGAGAGAGGATGGGTGGGTGCAGGCCACTCAaagctctccccccaccccaccaagctCATCTTCTTcttcaagcacagtgctctgctcccagtaagcgctcaataagtaccattgaatgaatgacttcaatcgtatttattgagcgcttgccgagTGTACTAAGCGTCAGGTTAGCGAGGACGCAAAGGAGAGGGCCCTGGCTTGGAGGCTGTGGCGGCTGGAGGGCCCGGGGAGGACCTACctgcgggcgggccgggggccggggggccgggggcggccgggccgggggtcgtggggccgggaccgggggctccgagccgccctcctccctccggcccccctcggccccggccccgcgctcAGAGATCCGCGGCCCGGGCGGGGGTGGCTCTCTGACCCCTCCATCCCCGtgggggtctcctcctcctcctcctccgctcggCTGCCCGTCTCTGGGGCCGAGCCCGACAGGgacccgcctcttcctcctcctcccccagagccGACTCCCCAAACATCATGTGACACTGAGCTGTAGACTGGCATCCCTTCGCCCAGCAGACTGTGGTTGTCCACCAAAAGCATCCGAGATGGGGTCCCtcggttgtctgtctccctcccttctagacgtGCATCCCTTCACTCAGCAGACTGATTTTCCACCAAAAGCATCCGAGATGGGGTCCTTCGGTTGTCCAGCAGACTCGAGTTTTCCACCAAAAGCATCCGAGATGGGGTCCCTCGGTTGTCCGTCTGCCCTCCTTCTAGACATGCATTCCTTCACCCAGCAAACTCTGGTTTTCCACCATAGAACATCCAA
The window above is part of the Ornithorhynchus anatinus isolate Pmale09 chromosome 12, mOrnAna1.pri.v4, whole genome shotgun sequence genome. Proteins encoded here:
- the TLR2 gene encoding toll-like receptor 2 translates to MQRHLICCTGILWALLNLTDKVTAEHISLLCDATGFCNGSSLAFSTIPPGLTVTVQQLDLSKNSIRHVGKTDLQNCVNLKALMLQANQIGTIDEDAFLSLGILELLDLSKNRLSSLSPSWFQSLSSLLSLNLLENPYPDLGQSPLFAHLKKLRSLKVGNGQYFSEIRKQDFEGISDLEELEIDGSNLQQYQPHSLQSTQNINHLLLNVTKSDIVLKILSDLTSSKPRNISMSIPVASPQLKRIELRHVEMTDESAITIFKMLSLAVRLLEVTLEDGVLFGVGDWYDDSGTWNDNYTGSLETVIIRRLQIPKFFLFRDMKPVYSLVGRLKTLTIENSKVFLVPCPFSRSFELLEYLDLSGNILFDELLKNSACDGAWPSLQTLNLSQNSLRYVDQTGASLSTLKKLINLDISQNKFDSMPESCQWPENLKYLNMSGTRIPRLTDCIPRTLEILDVSNNNLKDFILNLPRLKELYLSKNKLKTLPEGRLYPNLLVMRISKNALNVFSRKEFESFQKLKALEVGGNNFICSCVFLTFLQDQQAIASVLTDWPENYICDSPSHVRGQRVQDTHLPLFECHRALLVSVICCILFLIIILTVALCHHFHGIWYMKMTWAWLQAKRKPRKTQNKEIYFDAFVSYSEEDSYWVENLMVQELEHSNPPFRLCLHKRDFVPGKWIIDNIIDSIEKSHKTLFVLSENFVKSEWCKYELDFSHFRLFDENNDSAILILLEPIEKKAIPQRFCKLRKIMNTKTYLKWPSDETERETFWLNLKSAIKTEHFIEDSTLLH